The Chitinophagaceae bacterium nucleotide sequence AAAAGAAACTGTTTATAACCTGTTGATTGAGAATGAAACTGTTCCATTATATTTGACAGATGTAGAAATTGTGAGCGAGGATGTGCCGGGATGGATGGTAACCAATAAGGGAGCAGTTACCGTGGCACTGGACGTAACAGTTACGCCAGAATTGCAGGATGAAGGGAACGCAAGGGAGCTGGTGAACCGGATTCAAAAGATCAGGAAAGAGAGTGGATTTGATCTGACAGACCGTATTGCAGTGCAGGTAAGCGACGAAGAAAAGCTGCGATCTTCCATCACTCAATTTAAATCCTATATTTGCGCCGAAATTTTGGCAGATAATCTCGACCTTGTGCCGCAATTAAAGGATGGCATTGAAGTTGAGATAAATGACATTCTTATAAAAGTACAAGTATCCAAAAAAGGAGGATAGAATGGCAATAAAAAAGAAAGCAGCAAAACCTGCTCCCAAGAAAGTAGCGAAACCTGTTGCTAAAAAAACAGTAAAGGCAGCGAAACCTGCTGCAAAACCTGCCCGCCCATCTGGCGGGAAGCCAGCTCCTAAAAAAGCGGTTGCCAAGCCAGTAGCGAAACCTGCACCTAAGAAAGCAGCAAAACCTGCTCCGAAACCAGCAGCGAAAGCTCCTGAAAAAAAGGTAGCCAAGCCGGTTGTAAAACCAGTGGCAAAAGCACCTGAAGTAAAGAAACATGCGCCCATTGTTGCCAAACCGGCAGCGGCAAGTGCTATTAAGCCAACTGTAAAACAAGCGATTAAAGATTTGAAAAAAGAAGCAAAGAAACCGTTGCCTGCAAAGGAAATTAAACCCATTAAAACCTCGGTTTCAACATCCGTACGTTACCAGCCCGATTTTACGAAATCAGTATTAGATAAGGCTGAAGAAGAAAAACCACAGGGACCAATGATCCGTTACAATGATGCTGACCTGGTTGAATTCAGGGAATTGATTCAGCGTAAACTGGAATCAGCCAAAAAGGAACTGGGTTATCTGCAGGGATTAATTACCCGTAAGGATGAAACAGGTGGCGATGGTGATGACGGCCGTTATATGACCATGGAAGATGGCAGTGTAAGTATGGAAAGAGAGCAACTGAGCCAGATGGCCAGCCGCCAGATCACTTTCATTGATCACCTGGAAAAAGCCATGATGCGTATTGAAAACAAAACCTATGGTATTTGCCGCGTAACAGGAAAGCTTATTGATAAAGCCCGCCTGCGTGCAGTACCCCATGCTACTTTAAGTATGGAAGCCAAGATGGGAATTGTAAGAGGCCCGCAGGTGTCAGGAGAATAAATTACATTTTCTGTAAATAGAAAAATCCCGCTTTAATTGCGGGATTTTTTTGTGTTATTGACAGACTGGTTCAATTCAGTAAAGTTTATGCCATGGAAACACCTGCTATTCCACCGGCAATAAATCCAAAGATGAGAATAATCAGAATCAATAAGATTGAAATTGATATGCCAAGTATTCCGGCTATATAGGCAATGTTTGCTTTTAGCTTATTGCCTTTGCTAAGAAAACCAGGCTGTTCTTTTTCTTTTTTAAATGCAATGATACTTAAGATGAAACCTGTTATACAAAAGGCTAAACCAATAAAGCTGTATAGTCCAATTATAAAGATGGCTGCAATTATAAGTAGACCTGTTAATGAGAAAATTAAACTGAATAACACTAATCGATTTGTACTCTTTTGTGTGTGATCAGAGAATCGCATTATGTGATAAAGAACTCTAAGTTTCATTCTGTCTGCAGTTTTCAACTTATGCCCATTAATTGTTTCTATAGTCTTTAGAAAGCTTTTAAAGGGTTTCTTTTTTTCAATTTTATTGTTTTGTGCTATTGCGGTGTGATTATTATTTATTGACACTGAAACGTTTGAGATGGCCGAAGCAGAAAGATGGAGGAAACAAAATATCAATAAAAGGGCTTTCAATTTATTACAGTTGAGTTAATAATAGAATAGCTATTGTTTTATCAATTTGAAGGTTTTAGAAAACTCTTTACTTGTGATGTTTAAAAAATATATCCCTGTAGCTGCGCTATGCAAAAGATTAAAAACCGAATTACTTGTATTTGATACTGTCCTTTTACTAAGAACCTGACCAATTGAATTGGAAAATGTAATGTTGTATGAATTCTCCTTTTTCAAGTTTTTAATATATACAGATTGTATAAATGGATTGGGATAAACAGAAATTGAGAATATTGAGTCAACCACAACGCTTTCTGTACAAGATGAAAAAACGGTATAGCTCGAGTCTTTTTCCCCGAGAGTTAACCAGAAAACGTTTTTTCCTGATTCTTCAGGAACTTGAAATTTTAAGTTTCCAAAGTTACCAGACCCAATTGTTTCTCCAAGAATATGAATTTGATTTTTACTGTCAATTGAAATACTTGATCCGAATTCATTGTAAAACCAATCTCCATTATGTGCTGGAATATTGCTGCCACCAGTTTTCATCCATTTAAACTGTCCTGAACCGCCTAACGAGTAAATGAAGAAGTCAGTATGCCCTTTTGAAGTATAAATAGTATCGTTAATCTTAAACCCATCAGAATAAGATCCTGTAACATAGATATCATTTGTCTTTGCTACTGCAATATCAGAGATACGGGTTATGCCGGGACCATCAGCTTTATTTATCCAGAGAATATTGCCGGAACTGTCACATTGTAAGATAAAAATGCCCGATTTGTCTGGGGACAAAAAGGTACTGTCTCCGATGGTAATTTCTATTCCATAATAGCCTCCGAAATAATAGCCATTCTCATTGTGTTGGATAGCAGTTATATAAGGAATGCCTTTGCTTTTAAAGTCTTTTTTCCAAATAATATTTCCAGTAGATTTATCCAATTTTGAGATAAAGGCATGATAGGTACCATACGTATTTTCTGCTTCATTTCCTCCAGCTAAAACATTTCCATAATCATCAAACTTTACCCTATATACTCCGATACCTAAGGTTGAAGTAATTTTATCGTACCATTGCACTTCTCCGTCAGGTAATAATTTCACAATGAAACTTCCTTGTCCGTAAATAGTTTTGCCGAATGCTGATGTCTGATCACCATATGAAAACACAGATGCTACAATCGAACCATCATTAAATAAATCTAGTGACGTAATTGGAGCATCCGTTGCATATCCACTTAAAGAATAACTCTGAACCATTTTAGTCCATAGGAGAAGGCCTGTTTTAGAATATTTTTTATAAAACCATTACTTGAAGCACCCTGCTGGTAAGTTCCGGAGATATACATATTACTTGCTTCATCTACAAATACCCGACCTAAGGTTGCGCCATCCACAAATATCGATAAGTTTAGATTTTTTATTGAATCGAACCGTAAGAGAAATCCAGAAAATGTGGCAATTGGTTGATGAGAGATAACTTCGCAGTTAATAGAAAAAGAAGAGTTGTCAAATATTCCGGCGCCTATATTCTGAATGTTTAGAAATGATCCTATTATATAATAGTTATCATGCCTGTCGGTATAGATTGAACCGCTGTAATCAAAAGATTTACTTGCCAGTAATTTTAGACCAGACCATTTTGGCTCTTGTGCGAAAACAGTAAAGGCAAGGTTTAATATGACAAAGATGATTGATAACTTTTTCATTTTATTTTTTCTTTCGTAAGAATAAAAGCCTTGGATCAATAACAACTCCAAGATTATTATGGCTGATTCTGTAATAGACTAACTGGGCTGATATTTGATCAGTATAATAAAATTGGTATTGCAGCATCAGCCATGGCGCATCTTTAAAACGAAAGTTGGTTGCAAGAAAGGGTTCAATAAATTGAACACGGGATACGCTCATATCCTTGAGATAATAATCAAGCGTTTGCTGTTCTGTATAACTTGTATTGATTGCAGAGTGCCCGGTATTGACATATTTAAAACCAAGACTCAGAAAAAAAAGTTTTTTCCCGGATGTAATGATAGTGAAGGCTGAATGAAAAATTTATTGATACTGGCATTGTAAAACCCAGATGAAGTTGTGTTTCCGTTTTGAGTATACCTGTCTGTAATTTTCAGCTTTCCAAAACCATATCCTGCAAAACATTCAAATATGATCGACTTGTTATTTGTAAGCGGGTAGAAAATTCCTGCACCTAATTCAAACTGGTTTCTTTTATAATTCACCATGTCAGTGTAAGTAGAAGAATTATCATTGTATTGAACCTGATCCCTTTCTTTAATGGTACCTGAATAAGATGCCAGTACAGCAAAATGATTGGTGATGGCATAAGCCGATTGAAGATTCAGGTTTAGTTCTGTGTTTTGATCGACAGTAGATTCCAGAGTTGAATAAGTTCCAATTGATACAGTTGCTGCCAGCCTCGATTCATTCTTTTCTTTAAAGCCGGGAGTATTTGGCGCAACAGGCGAATAGGCATAACGAACCTCTGAGCAGGAAGTAAAAAGAAAGAGGAGGCTGATAATACAAAGGGTAAAATTGTTCATAACAATGGGATTTATTGGTGGAATATACTTGTACTAAAGTAAGCCAGTATTCAATCCATTAATGATCAACTATTCGCCTTTAATGCGAATTCAATGCAGTAAATTCGCCTTTAATGCGACTTTTAGGTAATTTTAGAGTCATTGTATCATTAAACGCAACTGATTATGGAGCAGCTTCAAACTAATTTCTTTAAACACCTGTCTCAAAAATTAGCAGCAAACCGAAAAATGTCGGATGAATTGGTTGAATTACTGGGCATCAGTAAAGGGGAGGCCTATAAAAAAATTAATACAAAAAGCCTGTTGACCATTCCTCAGATCAAACTGCTTTGCGATAAATTCCAGGTCAGTTTCACTATTGAAGGAAAGGAAAACAGATCGAGTGCCAATATTAATTTCACACCATTTCATACAGGTAAAATTGAAGTAAAAGATTATATCAGAAGCCTTGAAAAATTCCTCAGCAACATTGCCGCTTCAAATAACGGGAAGTTAAGTTGTGCTACTGATGATGTTCCCATCTTTCACCTGTTTCAATATCCGGAGTTAACTGCTTTTAAACTGCATTTTTGGCAAATGCGGATCATTGACCAGGCTCCTTTTAAATTTAATGTGAATGACTGGAGTCCTTCTATTTTGCAACCGGCGGCAAGACTGCATCAGCTATACCAAACAATCCCCAGTGTTGAAGTATGGACCAAGACAAGTTTACTGAATACACTGGATCAGATAAAATATGCAGCAGAAACAAAAATTATTACAGATAAAAAAGTTGGAAGGCTTATCTGCAACCAATTGCGTTCAGCATTGGCAGAAATAGAAATGTATGCGGTTAACCGAAACAAAATAGCAAAAGGAGATGCGTCTTTCGATTGGTATTTTTATGACATTATCGGCACCATTACTTATTTAGCTGAAATGGGCGAGGAACTGTCAACCTTTATCCGTTTCAATACATTCAATACTATTCAGGAAGAGAATGGCCCTTTATGTAAGGAAGTAAAGCACTGGCTGGAAAACTTAATTAAAGATGCAACAGGATTCAGCGGGCAGGGAAGTGTACAACGAAATAAGTACTTAGCCGCTGCTTACGATCAATGCGATGAAATGGCGGAATTGTTTTAGTTTACCCAATAAAAAATCCATCCACAACAAAAAGCTGTGGATGGATTTCAGTATTATGACGATTTGATCTGATTAATAATCTCTGTTGTAACCGCCGCCGCCGCCGTTGCCACCTTTGTAGCCACCGCCGCCGCCACCTTTGTAGCCGCCACCGCCGCCGCTGCCACCTTTGTAGCCGCCGCCACCGCCACTGCCGCCGCGGAAGCCACCGCCTCCACCGCCGCCGAAGCTGCGTTTTTTGAAGCCACCGTCATCTTTCTTAGGCTGAGCTTCGTTAACTACAATTTTACGTCCCTGAACATCTGTATCGTTCAGTTGTGCAATTGCAGCCTGCGCTTCTTCTGCATTCTCCATTTCTACGAATGCAAAACCTTTGCTACGGCCAGAGAATTTGTCGGTTAAAATTTTGGCAGAACCAACAGTACCAAATTGTTCAAATAATGCAGCCAGGTCTTCGTTCGTCATGGACCAGGACAGATTTCCTACGTAAATGTTCACAAGAAAAAAATTAAAAACTAAAAATAATGAACCAGGTAAGCGACTGAAAACCGTAGGAAACTCATCAGCAAGAAAAGGACCTGAAGGCTCAGAATGCAAAAACTAATTCACATTAACATAGTAAAGATAGGGATTTTGTTGAAAGACGGGTATTCCGGCCCATATTTCAAAAAATATTTTTCAACGGGTGTTATTTCACCTCCTGCATGTCTACCAAACGCTTATAAAAGCCGTTTTTTATAACCAATTCGTCGTGGGTTCCCCTTTCTACAATTTCCCCGCTCTGCAAAACAAGAATTTCATCAGCATGCCTTACAGTTGAAAGTCTGTGTGCAATCACCAAACTGGTACGTTCTTTCATTAAATGATTGATGGCATCCTGTACAAGGCGTTCACTTTCTGTATCCAAGGATGAAGTTGCTTCATCAAGTATAAGAATGGGTGGATTTTTCAGTACGGCTCTTGCAATGGTTACTCGCTGGCGTTCACCACCACTCAGCTTACTTCCCCTGTCGCCGATATTTTCATCATAGCCATTATCTTTTTGAGTAATGAAATGATGTGCGTTGGCAATCTTTGCTGCTGATTCAATTTCTTCTTTGGATGCTTCCGGTTTTCCCAACGCAATATTACTGGCAATGGTATCATTGAAGAGGATAGGTTCCTGTGTAACTATACCCATTAATTGGCGGAGACTGTTGATAGAATAATCTTTAATATTCATTCCATCCACTAAAATTTCTCCGCTGCTTACATCATGAAATCTTGGAACAAGATCAGCCAGTGTTGATTTGCCTGATCCGCTTGAACCTACCAACGCAACTGTTTTTCCTTTTTCGAGAATAAGATTAATATTATTCAATACAACAGTGTCGTTATAAGCAAACGAAACATTTTTAAACTCAATACTTTTTTCAAACGAAGGAATAAGAACCGGGCTTGTTTTTTCTTCTACTACTACGGGGGCTTCAATAATTTCTTCAATACGCTCAATGGCAGCGCTTCCCCTTCTTGTATTATAGTATGCTGAAGAAAGCGATTTTAATGGATTGATCGTTTGCGTGAAAAATAAAATATAAGTAATGAACCCATCAGGTGTAAGGCCACCTGCATTATTTCCCAATACTAATTTGCCGCCAAACCAAAGTACTCCGCTCAATACCATTACACC carries:
- a CDS encoding TraR/DksA C4-type zinc finger protein, giving the protein MAIKKKAAKPAPKKVAKPVAKKTVKAAKPAAKPARPSGGKPAPKKAVAKPVAKPAPKKAAKPAPKPAAKAPEKKVAKPVVKPVAKAPEVKKHAPIVAKPAAASAIKPTVKQAIKDLKKEAKKPLPAKEIKPIKTSVSTSVRYQPDFTKSVLDKAEEEKPQGPMIRYNDADLVEFRELIQRKLESAKKELGYLQGLITRKDETGGDGDDGRYMTMEDGSVSMEREQLSQMASRQITFIDHLEKAMMRIENKTYGICRVTGKLIDKARLRAVPHATLSMEAKMGIVRGPQVSGE
- a CDS encoding ABC transporter ATP-binding protein encodes the protein MKEFKRIFKYLTGYKGKIGLYFLFIVLSIVFSMVSLAMLAPFLQLLFDKSNRVLAQPEFIFSAKGISEYLKYVISNLIEKNGTQTALAFICIIIIISILLKNTFLYLSYRVLSPIRNGVMTRLRGDLYDKVLKLPVGFFTEQRKGDLISRMSNDANEVEWSVMMALEALIREPLTIIFYLVMMVLISPQLSLFLLVFLPFTAFIIGRVSRSLKKQSTEAQEKNGLVLSILDETLSGIRVIKAFTAEKILGQRFHEMNVNLGELRNRINFRKDMASPLSEFMGVMVLSGVLWFGGKLVLGNNAGGLTPDGFITYILFFTQTINPLKSLSSAYYNTRRGSAAIERIEEIIEAPVVVEEKTSPVLIPSFEKSIEFKNVSFAYNDTVVLNNINLILEKGKTVALVGSSGSGKSTLADLVPRFHDVSSGEILVDGMNIKDYSINSLRQLMGIVTQEPILFNDTIASNIALGKPEASKEEIESAAKIANAHHFITQKDNGYDENIGDRGSKLSGGERQRVTIARAVLKNPPILILDEATSSLDTESERLVQDAINHLMKERTSLVIAHRLSTVRHADEILVLQSGEIVERGTHDELVIKNGFYKRLVDMQEVK
- a CDS encoding T9SS type A sorting domain-containing protein gives rise to the protein MVQSYSLSGYATDAPITSLDLFNDGSIVASVFSYGDQTSAFGKTIYGQGSFIVKLLPDGEVQWYDKITSTLGIGVYRVKFDDYGNVLAGGNEAENTYGTYHAFISKLDKSTGNIIWKKDFKSKGIPYITAIQHNENGYYFGGYYGIEITIGDSTFLSPDKSGIFILQCDSSGNILWINKADGPGITRISDIAVAKTNDIYVTGSYSDGFKINDTIYTSKGHTDFFIYSLGGSGQFKWMKTGGSNIPAHNGDWFYNEFGSSISIDSKNQIHILGETIGSGNFGNLKFQVPEESGKNVFWLTLGEKDSSYTVFSSCTESVVVDSIFSISVYPNPFIQSVYIKNLKKENSYNITFSNSIGQVLSKRTVSNTSNSVFNLLHSAATGIYFLNITSKEFSKTFKLIKQ
- a CDS encoding RNA-binding protein, with amino-acid sequence MNIYVGNLSWSMTNEDLAALFEQFGTVGSAKILTDKFSGRSKGFAFVEMENAEEAQAAIAQLNDTDVQGRKIVVNEAQPKKDDGGFKKRSFGGGGGGGFRGGSGGGGGYKGGSGGGGGYKGGGGGGYKGGNGGGGGYNRDY